Proteins from one Haliaeetus albicilla chromosome 4, bHalAlb1.1, whole genome shotgun sequence genomic window:
- the USP40 gene encoding ubiquitin carboxyl-terminal hydrolase 40 isoform X5 translates to MDLGKSMGFLKIPIWWFKSSSHRKHGENTQDQVNGMTCKMDALQVSPAGDSPEYIHTDMDLCYAGNIEIAGEASLEDLKMQAMTLLCCQEQIVPLPSFLRAWTVDDSKRPAKLLRNNKQQLNDYKLGARVEICIEPLQKEEHLGPHELLLRVQMGIPGERDYYDSTDLVWDISKECTTWALRQQVASHYCLPVDKIEIAKYFPERFEWLPISSWTQQISKRKRKKKQESLQSAPYHLKDGDIIGVKNLLLDDTKDFSTVRDDVGKEKQRQLVLQKQKSRQAERLHDHVFSEEKLNIKHRKPEVALSINVGVFR, encoded by the exons ATGGATCTTGGCAAGTCCATG GGTTTCCTGAAAATACCCATCTGGTGGTTCAAGTCTTCAAGCCATAGGAAACATGGAGAGAACACACAAGACCAAGTGAATGGGATGACATGCAAGATGGATGCTTTGCAGGTGTCTCCTGCAGGAG ATTCACCAGAATACATCCACACAGACATGGATCTTTGTTATGCTGGCAATATAGAAATAGCAGGAGAAGCTTCTTTGGAAGATCTGAAGATGCAG gctaTGACATTACTGTGCTGCCAGGAGCAGATTGTCCCACTGCCCTCGTTTCTCAGAGCATGGACAGTGGATGACAGTAAGCGCCCAGCCAAGCTTTTACGAAACAACAAGCAGCAACTCAA tgactATAAGCTGGGTGCCAGAGTGGAAATCTGCATAGAACCTTTGCAAAAAGAAGAGCATTTGGG CCCCCATGAACTGCTGCTTCGAGTCCAGATGGGCATACCAGGGGAGAGGGACTACTATGACTCCACGGATTTGGTGTGGGATATCTCCAAAGAATGTACAACCTGGGCACTGAGGCAACAAGTGGCTTCTCACTATTGTCTCCCTGTAGATAAAATTGAAATAGCCAAATACTTTCCTGAAAGATTTGAGTGGCTGCCAATATCTAGCTGG acacaGCAAATTTCAAAGAGGAAACggaagaaaaaacaggagagTTTACAGTCAGCGCCTTACCACCTGAAAGATGGAGATATCATTGGGGTGAAG AATCTTCTCCTTGATGACACTAAGGACTTCAGCACAGTGAGAGATGACGttggaaaagagaaacaaaggcaGCTTGTGttacaaaaacagaaaag tcgGCAAGCCGAACGCTTACATGACCATGTTTTCTCTGAGGAGAAGCTGAATATTAAGCACCGTAAACCAGAAGTGGCACTTTCTATCAACGTGGGTGTTTTCAGATAG
- the USP40 gene encoding ubiquitin carboxyl-terminal hydrolase 40 isoform X6 produces the protein MQDGCFAGVSCRRFTRIHPHRHGSLLCWQYRNSRRSFFGRSEDAVCSDMAFAYMPCSVAMTLLCCQEQIVPLPSFLRAWTVDDSKRPAKLLRNNKQQLNDYKLGARVEICIEPLQKEEHLGPHELLLRVQMGIPGERDYYDSTDLVWDISKECTTWALRQQVASHYCLPVDKIEIAKYFPERFEWLPISSWTQQISKRKRKKKQESLQSAPYHLKDGDIIGVKNLLLDDTKDFSTVRDDVGKEKQRQLVLQKQKSRQAERLHDHVFSEEKLNIKHRKPEVALSINVGVFR, from the exons ATGCAAGATGGATGCTTTGCAGGTGTCTCCTGCAGGAG ATTCACCAGAATACATCCACACAGACATGGATCTTTGTTATGCTGGCAATATAGAAATAGCAGGAGAAGCTTCTTTGGAAGATCTGAAGATGCAG TATGTTCTGATATGGCATTTGCTTATATGCCATGTTCAGTG gctaTGACATTACTGTGCTGCCAGGAGCAGATTGTCCCACTGCCCTCGTTTCTCAGAGCATGGACAGTGGATGACAGTAAGCGCCCAGCCAAGCTTTTACGAAACAACAAGCAGCAACTCAA tgactATAAGCTGGGTGCCAGAGTGGAAATCTGCATAGAACCTTTGCAAAAAGAAGAGCATTTGGG CCCCCATGAACTGCTGCTTCGAGTCCAGATGGGCATACCAGGGGAGAGGGACTACTATGACTCCACGGATTTGGTGTGGGATATCTCCAAAGAATGTACAACCTGGGCACTGAGGCAACAAGTGGCTTCTCACTATTGTCTCCCTGTAGATAAAATTGAAATAGCCAAATACTTTCCTGAAAGATTTGAGTGGCTGCCAATATCTAGCTGG acacaGCAAATTTCAAAGAGGAAACggaagaaaaaacaggagagTTTACAGTCAGCGCCTTACCACCTGAAAGATGGAGATATCATTGGGGTGAAG AATCTTCTCCTTGATGACACTAAGGACTTCAGCACAGTGAGAGATGACGttggaaaagagaaacaaaggcaGCTTGTGttacaaaaacagaaaag tcgGCAAGCCGAACGCTTACATGACCATGTTTTCTCTGAGGAGAAGCTGAATATTAAGCACCGTAAACCAGAAGTGGCACTTTCTATCAACGTGGGTGTTTTCAGATAG
- the LOC104322875 gene encoding anterior gradient protein 3 encodes MHTFPFLCSLLLCNGVTVAAQKKIQKLPDEEEESSAQIRTPQTLSRGWGDDIEWAQTYEEGLARSKTSKKPLMVIHHLEECPYSQALRKAFASSPEIQQMAQEDFIMLNLVHSSSDDNMAPDGHYVPRILFVDPSMTVRADLTGKYGNRMYAYEPEDISTLIENMRQAKLLLRTEL; translated from the exons ATGCATACCTTTCCATTCCTGTGTTCCCTCCTTCTCTGCAATGGTGTAACGGTTGCTGCACAGAAAAAGATCCAGAAGCTCCctgatgaagaggaagaaagctcAGCTCAGATACGGACCCCACAGACTCTGTCTCGAG GCTGGGGAGATGACATTGAATGGGCACAGACATATGAAGAAGGTTTAGCACGATCAAAAACCAG CAAGAAGCCACTGATGGTTATTCACCACTTGGAAGAGTGTCCTTACAGCCAAG cTTTAAGGAAAGCATTTGCTTCTAGCCCAGAAATCCAGCAGATGGCTCAGGAGGACTTCATCATGCTCAATCTGGTA CATTCCAGCAGTGATGACAACATGGCGCCTGATGGCCATTACGTCCCTCGGATCCTCTTTGTGG ATCCTTCAATGACAGTTCGAGCTGATCTAACTGGCAAATATGGGAACAGGATGTACGCTTACGAACCAGAAGATATTTCGACCT TGATTGAAAACATGAGACAAGCAAAGCTGCTTCTGCGCACAGAGCTCTGA